In the genome of Acidovorax sp. 69, the window TGCTGGACGAAGGCAGTGTCATGGCCATGATCGCTCCCGATGGTCGGTTCTCAGAGCTGCGGCAGGGCTGCGCATGTCAGATCACTTCCAGCTCGGCATTGAGCGCGCCAGCGGCTTTGATGGCCTGCAGGATGGCCAGCAGGTCGCCCGGCGTTGCACCCAGCGAGTTCAGGGCCTTGACCACGTCGGCAAGCTGCGGTGAGGCCGGCATCTGGATGATGTTGCCCGGCTCCTGGTTGATGGTGATGTCACTCTTTTGCGCCACCACCGTTTGCCCTTGCGACAGGGGGTTGGGTTGGCTGATGATTGGCGTAGAGCTGATGGTGATCGACAGGTTGCCGTGTGCGATGGCGCAAGGGCCCAGCGTGACCGACTGATTGAGCACCACCGAGCCCGTGCGGGCATTGATGACCACCTTGGCGGCGGGCGCCGAGGACTCCAGTGGCAACTCTTCCAGGTCGGCGATGAACCCGACGCGGGCACCTGGGTCCAGAGGCGCACGGACCTGAACTGTACGGCCGTCGAGGGCCGTGGCCAGCCCGGACCCCAGCTTGGCGTTGATGGCCTGAGCCACGCGGCGGGCAGTCTGAAAGTCGGAGGCGTTGAGGCCCAGGTTGATGGTGTCACCATCATTGAGTGGGGTGGGAACAGCCCGTTCCACCTGGGCTCCAAGCGGAATGCGGCCTGCGCTCAGGTGGTTGATCTGTACCTTGCTGCCGCCCGAAGAAGCGCCCGCGCCACCCACCACCATGTTGCCTTGGGCCAGCGCGTAGATTTCGCCGTCGGCACCGCGCAGCGGCGTAACGATGAGGGTGCCGCCCTTGAGCGACTTGGCATTGCCCATGGACGAGACATTCACGTCAATCGTCTGCCCCGGTTGGGCGAAGGCGGGGAGCTGGGCGGTGACGATCACGGCCGCTACGTTCTTGAGCTGCAGTTGCGATGCCGAGCCCGGGGGCAGGCTGATGCCCATTTGTTGCAGGTAGTTGGACATGGCCTGCGTGGTGTAGGGCATCTGGGTGGTCTGGTCCCCCGTGCCGTCCAGACCCACCACCAGTCCGTAGCCCGTCAACTGGTTGGTACGCACGCCCTGCACGGCGGCCACTTCCTTGATGCGCAGGGCCTGGGCGGGCCCCGCTACGCAGGCGGCCACGAGGGCCAGCAGCAGCCACAGCGCGCGCGCGGGGCGTGGCAAAAGGGAGTGGGACAAGGCTTTCATGGCATCCATTGTGGTGGGCCATGGCAAGAACTAAAACCCAAAAAGAAGCGGGTTCACCGGCTTATTGCGTGGGTTCCGCATGGCTGGGGAACGGCCGATGGGGCGTCCAGCATCCCAACAGTTTGCGGGAATACCCTGCAAGGCGAAATATGAGTAAAAAGAGCCGATAGCGCATTGTCTATAAGCGCTAATAGCTATAAATAAAGTAGCAATTTTTGGCCAGTCCCGGTGCAAAGGCCTGTGAGATCGCAGAGCCCACGCGCGTCAAAACTTGCGTGGCTAAGCGCGCGGTGCGCCGCGAAAGGGCCGCCCCGCCGCGTTAGCGGCCCCCCGCCCGTATTGTGCGAGCTTGGGGGGAAGGCGCGTAGCGCCTCAAGAGGTGACACGCTAGAACGGCGTGATGGTGTTGAAGAACCTGCCCATCCAGCCCATGGCTTGGGCTTCACCCTGTGCCCCGCGGCCACGGGATTCGACCCGCACATTGGCCACCTGGGTCGAGTTGACGATGCTTCCAGGCTGCAGTGCGCGCGGGTCGATGGTGCCCGAGAAGCGCAGGACATCGACGTTCTGGTTCACGCCGATCTGCTTTTCGCCCGTCACGACCAGATGGCCGTTGGGCAGAACGTCCACAACAGTGGTGGTGATCGAACCGGTAAAGGTGTTGGCGCTTTCCGTGCCGCCTTTGCCAGAGAACGTGTTCTCAGAGCCAGCCCCCAGCGTGGTGACGTCGGCGAGAGACTTCTTCACAAAAGGCAGATTGGTGATGCCGGCCTTGGCTTCGGATGTGCGGTCCACCGTGGACGAGGACTTCTGGCTGGCCGTCACGTTCTCGACGATCGTGATCGTGACGTTGTCACCCACCAGGCGTGCGCGGCGGTCCTCAAACGCAGGCCGGTAGCTCGCGTTGTGGAAGAGGCCTCCGGTCACCGGCGGCGCGACGCGTGGGGCTGCTGCCAGCGGTGGCGGCGTGGTGGGAAGGATGTCGACCGGTGGGGGGGGCGACAGGCTGGCGCAGCCTGCGCACAGCAAGGCCACGCCAAGAGTAGAGGCGCCTGCACGCAGCGAGCGGACAGTCTGTGAAAGAGAGGAGAAAGTCGAGTGGCGCATGACAAAGGTCCTGAGCAATAGTGCCAGTGGCACACCGGTTACAGCTGTGCGAGCTTGGCCAGCATCTGGTCCGAGGTCTGGATGGCCTTGGAGTTCATCTCGTAGGCTCGCTGCGTCTGGATCATGGTGACCAACTCTTCCACCACGTTGACGTTGGAGGCTTCCAAAAAGCCCTGCTTGAGAATGCCCAGCCCGTTGGTGCCTGGGGTGCCCTGTTGGGGCTGGCCGGACGCGGCAGATTCCTTGAACAGGTTCTGGCCGATCGGCTCCAGGCCTGCCGGATTGATAAAGGCCGACATGGCCAGGTTGCCGAGCGGCTGGGGCTGGGTGTTGCCCTGCACTGTGGCAGACACCACGCCATCGGCGCTGATGGTCACGCTGGTGGCGTTGGCTGGGACGGTGATGCCGTTGGCCACAGGCAGGCCACTGGACGTGACCATGCGGCCCTGGGCATCCACCTGGAACGAGCCGTCGCGGGTGTAGCCCAGCGTGCCGTCAGGCATCGTCACTTCAAAGAAGCCATTGCCATTGATGGCCACGTCGAGATTGTTCTTGGACTCTTGCAGGCTGCCCTGCACGAAGTTGCGGCTGGTGGCCACCGTGCGCACGCCCAGGCCCAGGTGCAGGCCGGTGGGTAACTGGTTCTGCTCGGTGGTGTTGGCGCCGACCTGGCGCAGGTTCTGATAGATCAGATCCTCGAACACCGCGTTATTGCGCTTGTAGCCGGTGGTGGAGACGTTGGCCAGGTTGTGCGAGATGACGTCGAGCTGGGTCTGCTGGGCAGACATGCCGGTTTTGGCGATCCAGAGAGAGTTGATCATGGTGCTTCCTTATGGCAATGCGGCGTTGGGCGCTGGTGCATCAGCCGTTCATGCTCAGCAACTGGCTGGCGGTCTTGTCATTGGTTTCTGCGGTCTGCAGCAGCTTCATCTGCTGCTCGAACTGGCGCGATGCAGCAATCATCCCGACCATGCATTCCACCGGGTTCACATTCGAGCCCTCCACGGCGCCCGACAGCATGCGCGCGTTGGCGTCATTGGGCATCGGGTCGCCCGAGGTGGTACGGAACAACCCGTCATCGCCCCGTTTGAGTGGGTCTTCAAGCGTCGGTGTTGCGAGCTTCAGGCGACCAATGGCCTGTGCTGGCTGGCCTGCTGTTTTGGCTGTGATGGTGCCGTCCGAGCCCAGGGACACTTCGGCGCCGGGCGGTACGTCGATCGGCGCGCCCCCGTCCGACAAAACGGGCAGCCCCGTGGGGGTGAGCAACTGGCCGGCGGCCGACACTTCGAAGCTGCCCGCGCGGGTGTACGCCTCGGTGCCATCCAGACCTTGCACGCCAAACCATGCGTTGCCTGCGGCCATGGCGTCCAGATTGCGGCCCGTGCGCTGCACAGGACCTGGGGTGTTGACGTAGCCCGATGTGGCTTCGAGCGCGAAGACGCGGGTTTTGGTGCCATCGCCCTGCAAGGGGACTGACCGGAAGGTGGACATCTCTGCACGAAACCCGCCAGTGGATGCGTTGGCCAGGTTGTTGGACAGCACAGCCTGCCGGTGGGCGGCCGCGTTTGCGCCCGTCATCGAGGTATAGATGATGTGGTCCATGGGGGCTCTCCGGTGTCCAGGGCAGGGTCAGTGAAGGGTCAGCCGATCAGCGCAGGTTGACCAGGGTGGACATCACCTGATCCTGCGTCTTGATGGTCTGTGCGTTGGCCTGGTAGGCGCGCTGGGCGGTCATCATGTTCACCAGCTCGGCGGTCAGGTCCACGTTGGAGTCTTCGAGCGCGCCAGAGCGCAGGGAGCCAAAGTTACCGTCGGTGGCAGTGCCCATCACGGGCTGGCCCGATTCGAAGGTGGCCACCCAGTTGTTGCTGCCCACCGATGCCAGTCCTTGTGTGTTGCGGAAGCTCGACAACGCCAGCTGGCCTTCGGCACGGGTCACGCCGTTGGAGTAACGGGTCATGATCATCCCGTTGTTCTCGATGTTGATGCCCGTGAGCTCGCCCGAGGTGTAGCCATCCTGGCTCAGGTTGGACACGGCGAACTTGGTGCCGAACTGAGTGACCTTGTCCAGGCTCACGTCCACGGTGTAGGTGGGAAGGTTGTTGGGATTGGGCGGCGTCGGGTTGACCGTGAGTGGCAGCGAGAAGCCTGTGGCCGGTGGTGTGGCCGCCGGGCCGGTGATGGCGCCGTTGTTGTCAAAGGTGATCTGTCCAATGGGCGTGGCCACCACGGGTGGCACTGCGGTGGGATCGTCCAGCGCGTCGTACACATCCCAGGTGTTGGCCGTGGCGGTCTTCTGGAAATACAGGCTTACCGGCTTGGCCACACCCTGGCTGTCAAACACGTTGATGGACGTGCCGTAGGTGGCGCGTGGGGTGGCGGGGATGGGTGGCGTAGCTGCGGGGTTGCCCGCCGCGTCGGTGGCGCGGGCGTCCAGATTGAACGCAGCGGTGATGGTGGTGGTCTGCTTGGCAGGGATGGGTTCGGCGGTAGGGAACACCATCGGGACAGGGTCGGTGCCCGAGCGCAGCCCGGTGACCGGATCTACGGGGTAGCCCATCACCGACGCATTGTCGTTGGTGATCATGTTGCCCTCCTTGTCCAGCTTGAAATTGCCGGAGCGGGTGTAGGCGGCCGAGCCATCGGGCAGCGTCAGGGTGAAAAAGCCATTACCGTTGATGGCCACGTCCAGGCTGTTGCCGGTGATCGTCAGATTGCCCTGGGTGAACTGCTGTGAAACGGCACCCACTTCTACACCGATGCCAGCATTGGTGCCGCCTGCAGAGCCAATGGCCGATGCCACCATTTCCGCGAACTCTGCGCGCGAGGCCTTGAACCCGACGGTGTTGGAGTTGGCAATGTTGTGTCCGATGACATCGAGGTTCTTGCTGGCGGCATTCAAGCCCGACAGGCCTTGCTGAAAACTCATGGTGTTCTCCTTGGTGACGCAGTACGAAGCGGGCCGGTGTTAAACCAGGGCCTTGATCTGGCTGTAGTTGATGGTTTTTCCGTTCGAGAGGGTCAGCACCAGCTGGCCGTCTTCGGCGCCAGCGGCGGTCACCTTGGAAAGGCTGAGAGCGGTGGAGTCGATCTTGGTCGCGCCATTGACCGCCGTGACGCGGAACTGCAGTGCATCGGTCGCACCGGTGTATTTGCTCGCATCCCATTCAAAGGTGTGGCGTCCGGCGCTTTGGGCGCCCATGTCTACGGTGTCGATCACCTGACCACCAGCGGTCATGACTTCGACCTTCACCCCAGTGGCGGCCGCGCCCAGCTCGAAACCGCCCTTGCCCGTCTTGTCGGCCACCGAAAGGCTGGAGCCTTCGATCATCACGTTGCGGCCAATCAGGGTCGTGCCCTGCATGACCTGCAGGGAGTTGAACTGTGTTGCCATGCTCTGCATGGTCTGGTTGAGTTGCTGGATGCCGGTCACCGTATTGATCTGCGCGATCTGCGAAGTCATCTGGGCGTTGTCCAGCGGGTTCATCGGATCCTGGTTGTTGAGCTGTGCGACCAGCAGCTTCAAAAAGCGGTCCTGCGCCGCCGCTGGGTCGGTGGCTGCGCCAGCCTTGGTGCTGGAAGAATCGGTGACGGACGGGGCGTTGGTGGCACTGAGAATCATGGTGGGGTCTCCCGGAAATTACTGGCCCATCTGCAGGGTTTTGAGGAGCAGCGACTTGGCCGTGTTCATGACCTCGACGTTGTTTTGGTACGAGCGCGAGGCCGAAATCATGTTGACCATCTCTTCCACGGCATTGACGTTGGAGTGCGTGACGTACCCTTGCTCATCGGCGGACGGATGGCTCGGGTCATGCACACGTCGGCCGGGCACATTGCTTTCGCTCATCCCGCTGATGCGCACGCCTGCCGCGCTGTCCGCACCCATGGGAGCGGTCTGAAAGACGACCTGACGCGCCTTGTACGCCTTGCCATCCGGTCCCGCGACGGCATCGACGTTGGCCAGGTTGCTGGCGACCACATTGAGGCGCTGCGACTGCGCGCTGATGGCGCTGCCCGACACGTTGAAGATGGAGAACATGGACATGGCGTAACTCGCTTTCTGCGCTGCAATGCTTATTGGCCTTGAATGGCGCTGAGCATGGTTTTGGCGTTGCCGTTGATGAAGCGCAGCGTGGCTTCATAACGGACCGCGTTGTCCACGAAATTGGCGCGCTCGCGGTCAAGATCCACGGTGTTGTTGTCCAGGCTGGGCTGGGTCTGTACGGCATAGCCCAAGGCGCCTTGTTTGTCGATGCTGGCGCTCGTCTGAACGTTCGGCAATGACATGTGGCGAGGATCTGTGAGGGTTGTGCCTGCGGTGCCGACCGAGCCACCCGTGGAGCGGCTGGTAAATCCCGAACCCGTGCCCGTGGCTTCGCGCAGTGCGTCGCCAAATTTGAAGTCCCGTGCGACATAACCAGGCGTGTCTGCATTGGCAATGTTGCTGGCGATGGCGCGCTGACGTTCCGCACGCAGCGTGAGCGCGTTGCCATGAAAATTCAGCTGGTTGGTCATCTTGTCAAGCATGTTTGCCTCACACCGTCGGTTGCAAAGGCGCCAGCCCGAAGGTCCTTTTTGGCGTGGCTCGATTATGGAAACCGTGCCTTTTTTCTAAAGCGCGAAGAGCGTGGAAATGGATGTGCAGTTCCGGGTTTTGGGAGTTGCCCATCTGCCTATAGTTCTTGGGGTGAAATGGCCTTTGCCCCCAGTGGGGAGGCCGCCAAAAGCCCAGGAGGCCCTATGCCAGCAAACCCCATTCCTAGCTCTGTGGACTCATTTTTCTCGCCTGTGTGGATTCGCGCGGGCGGGGTGTTGCGTGCCCTGTGTCTTGCCGGTCTGGGTTTGGCGGTGGTTCTGGGGGGTGGCGCGGCGCAGGCGCAGACGGCCACCGATCCTGTGCTCGATCTGGGGCCGCTGACGCAGCGATGGCTGGATGACGCGTTGGTGCGCAACCAGGCTGCAGGATCACCGCTGCGTATGGAAGTGAGTGTTGGCTCACTGGATTCCCGTTTGCGCCTTGCGCCCTGTTCCCGCGTGGAGCCATATTTGCCCGCGGGCTCCCGCTTGTGGGGGCGCACTCGCCTGGGCTTGCGCTGCGTGGACGGGGCCACTGCTTGGAATGTGTTCCTGCCCGTTACCATCAAGGCGTTTGGACCGGCCTGGGTCCTGACCAGCAATGTGGCTCCAGGAGCCATACTGGCTCCCAACGACGCTATCGAAGCTGAGGTCGATTGGGCGGCTGAGTCCGCTCCCGTCATGGCGAACCCGGATCTGTGGGTGGGGCAGATCGCCGCACGGCAACTGGTGGCGGGCCAGGCGTTGCGCCAGGCGATGGTCAAGGCGCCTTTGCTGTTCCGTGCCGGCGCGCAGGTGAAGGTGGTGGCCCAGGGCCCGGGTTACGCCGTCACGTCGGCGGGGCAGGCGTTGTCTGCCGGTGCAGTGGGGCAGACTGTTCGCGTGCGCATGGATAATGGGCGAATTGTTAGTGGCATTGTGAGTGACGGCGGGACAGTGGACGTCACTCTTTAATACCGCTGCCGTGATATATGGCTAAAGTCCCGGCGAAATGGGTCGAAAACATTGCTACTGTGCCCCACATCAAACGGGGTGGTGGAGAGAGCGATGAAGATTGGTCAAAAACCGGAACTCCCGGGCGCCTTGGCGCAGACAGGGCTTGCCAAGCAAGCCAAGAGCCCTGCAAGCGCTGCTGAAGGGGCCACCAAAGACGCACTGGCTGTGTCAACCGCCGGTGTGCCTGTGACGGTGTCGATGGCGGCAAGGGCTTTGGACCAGACGTCGCGTACCACGGGTGATTTTGATGCGGGCAAAGTCAAAGCGGTGCGTGCGGCCATTGACAAGGGTGAGTTTTCGGTGGATGCCGAAGCCATTGCGGACAAGTTGTTGTCCGACGCCCAGGAAATCCTGTCGCGCTCCCGGGGTTGAGCCCTCCTTTGCAGACGGGCGCGATCCACCGCACAATGCGCCATGTCTCTGGAAGAATCCCTCTCGGCTGTTGAGCAGCTGATCGATAAAGTCTCCACCGCCCTTCTAGCGGCGGACCCCCAGTCCCTGGAACAACACAGCACTGCTTTGCGTGACGCAGCGGCCCAGTTTGCTCGTGTTTTAGAGCAGTCTGCTGCTCGTGGTATTCCCATATCGGCGTCGGTGCAAAAACGCATGGATGCCATCGGCGGCATGCTGGTGGTGCATCGCGAAAGCCTGGCACGTCTTTCTGCCATCACCGATCGCCAGACCGCCGGCTTGTTGCCTCCGTCCAATGCGGCATCCACCTATGGCGATGGTCTGAACACGCACGCGAGCAAGCCCGGTGTGGCTCGTATCTATCGTTCGGCGGGCTGAAATACGCTCAACTTCTCAGCCGGAGTGCTTGTTTCGGCCGGAAGTCTTCGGGATCAAAGGGGGTTTAGTGGGCGCGCATCTTGGCGCGTAGCCGCGCAATCGACTGGCTGTGTAGTTGACAGACCCGCGATTCAGTCACGCCCAGCACAGCGGCGATCTCCTTGAGATTCATGTCATGCTCATAGTACATGCCCATGATGTGCTGCTCGCGTTCTGGCAGGCTCTTGATGGCATTGACCAGCGATGCTTTGAGCCGATGGTCACGCAGCAGTTCGACCGGGTCTGCATCGCTGTCGGCGACATGGCGGTCCAGAAAGCCGTCGTCATCGTCGTTGCCGTGTGTCATGTCCTCCAGGTACACCAGTTGGGTGCCGCGGACTTTGCCGAGCAGGCTCTGGTATTCCGCCAGCTCCATGCCCATCTCTCCGGCAATTTCTGATTCCAGCGGACTACGGCCCAGCTTCTGCTCCAGCCTCTGCACCGCGTGCTCAATGTCTTTCTGGCTCTTGCGCGAACTGCGGGACATCCAGTCGCCCTCCCGCAGCTCATCAAGCATGGCGCCACGGATGCGTTGGGTGGCAAAGGTCTCAAACTGCACGCCTTGAGTGACTTCGTAGCGCGAAAGCGCTTCTGCCAAGCCGATCATGCCGACCTGGATCAAATCATCCAGTTCAACATTGGGTGGCAGCTTGGCGATCATGTGGTGCGCAATCCTCCGAACCAGCGGTACATGCTGGCGGATCATGGCATCGCGATCAAGCTGGCCTTTGGCGGTGTACATAGAAAGAGTGTTATGCACTGGTAGAACGTGTTTGCGATCTTTCGGAGCCGCATTGGGGCGCTATCGCCCGATGTCGTCCCAAGCCTTCGGGCACGTGACTTGCCGCGAGGTCTGCTGTGTTTCGGGTCAACGTGGATACGTAAAAATGCATAACACGCTCTAGTCAGTGGCTCCGGACAAAATGCGTGAGGGTGCCTGTCATGTTGCTGGACGGCAGCGCAGTCAGCGATCCACCCATGGTGCCCGCATTTTCCAGCAGTTGCAAGGCCAGGCGTTGTAGGTCCTGGGGGCTCTGTGTCGCGATGGTCGTGGTGCGGATGGGGCCGCCCAAATGGCGTTCGGCGCACGCTTGTAACGTTGTCAACTGAGACTGGGCTTTGCGACGCTCTGACGCTGTGCTGCCCCGCAGCAACGCAGCCACCATGCAGGGCATGCCTGTGTGCAGGGCAATCTGTTTGAGACTCCTATAGCTGGCCATCACGCCTGCAGCGCCACTGCCCATGACCACCAGCGGTACCGTGGCAGTGTGTGTGAGCAGGGGACCCAAAGTCGACGCGGGTGCGTGCAGCACCATGAGGCCATAAGTTCTGAAGTAGGGCAACAGGCTTTCCATCGGTGACTGTAGAGCGTCCCAGGCTTTTCGGCTCAGGTGGTTCAGTCCCTTGGCGGCGGGAATCACCGCGAGCGAAGACGCCGTGGCGCCCATGTTCAGGCTGGCGCCCTCGTTCCAGGAAGCGTGTTGCAGCAGGTGAAGCAACCCAGGGCTCTCATCGGACTCGTGTGCCGTGCCATCGAGTACGACGACTGGATAGCCCAACCGTTGCAGGCTCGCGCAAATCTGCCAGAGTGTTTCCAGCCCGTTGGCGGAATTGCCCTGGCTTGCAACCGCGAGCACTCGCAACTCGGACTGGGGGGTGAAACTGTGCAGACCGGCGGCTTGGTGAAAGCCAAGATCAAGCATCGACCAGCCCCCCTTCGTTGATGGTGTCCGGAGAGTGTGAGAAGAAGAAGTTCAGGTCGGCCGCCTTCGGATCAAACGCCGACTTTGCCGGAGCGCGCATGGAGGTGCTGATGAGTTTGTGCGCATCGGCGCGTTCCCAGTCTTCAGGAACACGCTGTCCATTGGTCACGCCACGCAGCACCATCTGGTGGCGAATCAAGGCATCAATGGCAGGGCCTAGTTTGACGGCCTCATCTACCTTGGAAAGAATGGCTTGTTGTGAGCCATTGGTCTTGAAGGATGTCAGCACATCGTCCAGCGTGTCGCCATGGCAGCCGGCATTCAGAACCAGCAGGCGATTGACGTTGGGCAGATCCAGCACATCCAGCATGTCACGCTTGCGTGGGTCCCGAGGTGCTACGCCCGTGGTGTCGATCAGTACCATCTTCTTGCCACTGAGCAGCCCCAGCAAATCCTGCAAGGCTGCACGGTCATGCGCCAGATGGGCCACGATGCCCAGCATACGGCCGTAGGTGCGCAGTTGCTCATGCGCACCGACACGGTAAGTGTCCAGCGTGATCAGGCCGACACTGCCCGGGCCATGAATCCGGGCGCACATGGCCGCGAGTTTGGCAGTGGTGGTGGTCTTGCCCACGCCAGTGGAGCCCACCATCGCGAAGATGCCACCCTGTTCATAGAGCGGAGGTTCTGCCAGGTCGGTTTTGAGGTTGCGCTCCAGCACCTCCATCAGCCAGCGCACCGATTCGCCGGCCGACAGGTCTTCTGGCATGCGTTCGAGTACGGCGCGAGCCAGTGACGGTGAGTATCCAGCGCGGATCATCTTGAGCATGAGGTTGGACTGGATCGGGTTCTGACGTGCCTGTCCCAGCCAAGCCAGCGTGTTGAAGCGGTCTTCGATCAAGTCCTTCATAGCGTGCAATTCGTTCATCACGCTTTGCTGGTTGTTGGACTGGATCAGTTGGGCGCTTGCTGGTTCCGGCCGGCGGCGCGGGGCTTCCGGCGGAATATCCATCGGGATGGTACGCAGCGGGTTGTGCCGAGCCACCACCGGCGCGGGCATACGCTCACGTTCAGGCTCCTGGTCACGGCTGCGCTCCGACAGAGTGGGTGGATCTGAAGGGCCATTGAGGGCCTCGTGACGACGGCGCAGCATGCGCTCACGCACATAGTCCTGAAACGACAGCGTACTCATGGCCAGCTGTTCGGTGTCCTCTTCGACCGGGTTGCGGTCGAGACCTGATTTTGGGGCTGGCTGGCTGGCGCGTGCAGGTTGGTTGCGCGCAGTGCTGGGGGCCAGCAGGGGCGGGTTGGAAGAAGAACCCATGCTGCCATCCAGGGCCGACAGTGTGTCTTCGGCAGTGGCCATCACTTCGACACCATTGGCCGTCGGGCGGTTGGACAGGATCAGTGTGCCGTCGCCAAAGGCCATGCGCGCCTTGGCCAGAGCCTCCCTGGAGGTGGGGGCGGTAAAGCGTTTGATGTTCATGCTGATGCACCTTTAAG includes:
- a CDS encoding flagellar basal body P-ring protein FlgI, whose product is MDAMKALSHSLLPRPARALWLLLALVAACVAGPAQALRIKEVAAVQGVRTNQLTGYGLVVGLDGTGDQTTQMPYTTQAMSNYLQQMGISLPPGSASQLQLKNVAAVIVTAQLPAFAQPGQTIDVNVSSMGNAKSLKGGTLIVTPLRGADGEIYALAQGNMVVGGAGASSGGSKVQINHLSAGRIPLGAQVERAVPTPLNDGDTINLGLNASDFQTARRVAQAINAKLGSGLATALDGRTVQVRAPLDPGARVGFIADLEELPLESSAPAAKVVINARTGSVVLNQSVTLGPCAIAHGNLSITISSTPIISQPNPLSQGQTVVAQKSDITINQEPGNIIQMPASPQLADVVKALNSLGATPGDLLAILQAIKAAGALNAELEVI
- a CDS encoding flagellar basal body L-ring protein FlgH, producing the protein MRHSTFSSLSQTVRSLRAGASTLGVALLCAGCASLSPPPPVDILPTTPPPLAAAPRVAPPVTGGLFHNASYRPAFEDRRARLVGDNVTITIVENVTASQKSSSTVDRTSEAKAGITNLPFVKKSLADVTTLGAGSENTFSGKGGTESANTFTGSITTTVVDVLPNGHLVVTGEKQIGVNQNVDVLRFSGTIDPRALQPGSIVNSTQVANVRVESRGRGAQGEAQAMGWMGRFFNTITPF
- the flgG gene encoding flagellar basal-body rod protein FlgG; amino-acid sequence: MINSLWIAKTGMSAQQTQLDVISHNLANVSTTGYKRNNAVFEDLIYQNLRQVGANTTEQNQLPTGLHLGLGVRTVATSRNFVQGSLQESKNNLDVAINGNGFFEVTMPDGTLGYTRDGSFQVDAQGRMVTSSGLPVANGITVPANATSVTISADGVVSATVQGNTQPQPLGNLAMSAFINPAGLEPIGQNLFKESAASGQPQQGTPGTNGLGILKQGFLEASNVNVVEELVTMIQTQRAYEMNSKAIQTSDQMLAKLAQL
- the flgF gene encoding flagellar basal-body rod protein FlgF — protein: MDHIIYTSMTGANAAAHRQAVLSNNLANASTGGFRAEMSTFRSVPLQGDGTKTRVFALEATSGYVNTPGPVQRTGRNLDAMAAGNAWFGVQGLDGTEAYTRAGSFEVSAAGQLLTPTGLPVLSDGGAPIDVPPGAEVSLGSDGTITAKTAGQPAQAIGRLKLATPTLEDPLKRGDDGLFRTTSGDPMPNDANARMLSGAVEGSNVNPVECMVGMIAASRQFEQQMKLLQTAETNDKTASQLLSMNG
- the flgE gene encoding flagellar hook protein FlgE, translating into MSFQQGLSGLNAASKNLDVIGHNIANSNTVGFKASRAEFAEMVASAIGSAGGTNAGIGVEVGAVSQQFTQGNLTITGNSLDVAINGNGFFTLTLPDGSAAYTRSGNFKLDKEGNMITNDNASVMGYPVDPVTGLRSGTDPVPMVFPTAEPIPAKQTTTITAAFNLDARATDAAGNPAATPPIPATPRATYGTSINVFDSQGVAKPVSLYFQKTATANTWDVYDALDDPTAVPPVVATPIGQITFDNNGAITGPAATPPATGFSLPLTVNPTPPNPNNLPTYTVDVSLDKVTQFGTKFAVSNLSQDGYTSGELTGINIENNGMIMTRYSNGVTRAEGQLALSSFRNTQGLASVGSNNWVATFESGQPVMGTATDGNFGSLRSGALEDSNVDLTAELVNMMTAQRAYQANAQTIKTQDQVMSTLVNLR
- a CDS encoding flagellar hook assembly protein FlgD, giving the protein MILSATNAPSVTDSSSTKAGAATDPAAAQDRFLKLLVAQLNNQDPMNPLDNAQMTSQIAQINTVTGIQQLNQTMQSMATQFNSLQVMQGTTLIGRNVMIEGSSLSVADKTGKGGFELGAAATGVKVEVMTAGGQVIDTVDMGAQSAGRHTFEWDASKYTGATDALQFRVTAVNGATKIDSTALSLSKVTAAGAEDGQLVLTLSNGKTINYSQIKALV
- the flgC gene encoding flagellar basal body rod protein FlgC, which encodes MSMFSIFNVSGSAISAQSQRLNVVASNLANVDAVAGPDGKAYKARQVVFQTAPMGADSAAGVRISGMSESNVPGRRVHDPSHPSADEQGYVTHSNVNAVEEMVNMISASRSYQNNVEVMNTAKSLLLKTLQMGQ
- the flgB gene encoding flagellar basal body rod protein FlgB encodes the protein MLDKMTNQLNFHGNALTLRAERQRAIASNIANADTPGYVARDFKFGDALREATGTGSGFTSRSTGGSVGTAGTTLTDPRHMSLPNVQTSASIDKQGALGYAVQTQPSLDNNTVDLDRERANFVDNAVRYEATLRFINGNAKTMLSAIQGQ
- the flgA gene encoding flagellar basal body P-ring formation chaperone FlgA; amino-acid sequence: MPANPIPSSVDSFFSPVWIRAGGVLRALCLAGLGLAVVLGGGAAQAQTATDPVLDLGPLTQRWLDDALVRNQAAGSPLRMEVSVGSLDSRLRLAPCSRVEPYLPAGSRLWGRTRLGLRCVDGATAWNVFLPVTIKAFGPAWVLTSNVAPGAILAPNDAIEAEVDWAAESAPVMANPDLWVGQIAARQLVAGQALRQAMVKAPLLFRAGAQVKVVAQGPGYAVTSAGQALSAGAVGQTVRVRMDNGRIVSGIVSDGGTVDVTL
- the flgM gene encoding flagellar biosynthesis anti-sigma factor FlgM; protein product: MKIGQKPELPGALAQTGLAKQAKSPASAAEGATKDALAVSTAGVPVTVSMAARALDQTSRTTGDFDAGKVKAVRAAIDKGEFSVDAEAIADKLLSDAQEILSRSRG
- a CDS encoding RNA polymerase sigma factor FliA, which produces MYTAKGQLDRDAMIRQHVPLVRRIAHHMIAKLPPNVELDDLIQVGMIGLAEALSRYEVTQGVQFETFATQRIRGAMLDELREGDWMSRSSRKSQKDIEHAVQRLEQKLGRSPLESEIAGEMGMELAEYQSLLGKVRGTQLVYLEDMTHGNDDDDGFLDRHVADSDADPVELLRDHRLKASLVNAIKSLPEREQHIMGMYYEHDMNLKEIAAVLGVTESRVCQLHSQSIARLRAKMRAH
- the flhF gene encoding flagellar biosynthesis protein FlhF; amino-acid sequence: MNIKRFTAPTSREALAKARMAFGDGTLILSNRPTANGVEVMATAEDTLSALDGSMGSSSNPPLLAPSTARNQPARASQPAPKSGLDRNPVEEDTEQLAMSTLSFQDYVRERMLRRRHEALNGPSDPPTLSERSRDQEPERERMPAPVVARHNPLRTIPMDIPPEAPRRRPEPASAQLIQSNNQQSVMNELHAMKDLIEDRFNTLAWLGQARQNPIQSNLMLKMIRAGYSPSLARAVLERMPEDLSAGESVRWLMEVLERNLKTDLAEPPLYEQGGIFAMVGSTGVGKTTTTAKLAAMCARIHGPGSVGLITLDTYRVGAHEQLRTYGRMLGIVAHLAHDRAALQDLLGLLSGKKMVLIDTTGVAPRDPRKRDMLDVLDLPNVNRLLVLNAGCHGDTLDDVLTSFKTNGSQQAILSKVDEAVKLGPAIDALIRHQMVLRGVTNGQRVPEDWERADAHKLISTSMRAPAKSAFDPKAADLNFFFSHSPDTINEGGLVDA